ACTGCACCGCGAACGAGTCGAGCCGCTTCGCCCAGTCGACCGTCGCGCGCATCGTGCGCTCGTCGTCCTCGGGGAGGCCGAGCAGGTAGTTGCAGATCACGCGCACCCCGAGGCGCTGCGCCACCTTCACCACGCGCTCGATCTGGGCCAGCTCCGGCGGCTTGCGCTTGTGCGCCCCGAGCAGCCCGCGGTCGACGCTCTCCACGCCGATCTCGAGGCTGCGGAGCCCGGCGCGCCAGAGCAAGACGAGCAGGCCCTCGTCCAGGCGGTCGGCGCGCATCTCGCCGCTGAAGCGCATCCCGAGCGGCATCAGCGCGTTCGCGATCGCGCGCACGCGGTCGGGGTCGAGGTTGAACAGCGGGTCGCGAAAGGACACGCCGGTCGCGCCGTAGCGGTCCCTCAGGTGCGCCACCTCGGCCGCGACGCGCGCCGGGTCTCGCTCTCGGAACGCGGCGGTCACGCGCCAGGGGCAGTACCCGCAGGCGTAGGGGCAGCCGCGCGCGGAGCTCACGGGCAGCGTGATGCCGCGACTCAGGAACGCGTAGCGGTAGCGGTCGGTCGGGAAGGGGGACCAGTCCGGGAACGGCAGCGCGTCGAGGTCGCTCACGCTGCCCGCCTCGGCCACGCCGTCGGCCAGGTCGAGCAGGGCCGCGCCGAGGTTCTCCGGCTCGCCCCGCACCACCACGTCCGCGACGTCAGCGTAGCGCTGAGGCCGCGCGGTGGCGTGCGCGCCGATGACGAGCGAGCGCACCCCGCGCTCACGGAGCCGCTCGAGCAGCGCGCGCTCGGCCTCGCAGTCGACGATCGAGCTGAGCACGATGGCCGCGTCGACCTCGGGCGCCACGCCGTCGCGGACCTCGACGAGGGAGACCGCGTGGCCCGCCGCGCGCAGCTGCGCCGACAGGTAGCCGAGCACGAGCGGGGGCAGGTCGGCGAGGCGGGCCTTCGCGGCCTCGAGCAGGCGCGCGCGCCACGAGTCCCCCACCTCGAACACGGTCCCGTACCCGCCGGCCACGTCCTTCAGCGTGCAGCCAGGGTGCGAATAGACGGTGACGAGGGCGACGCGCATGAGCAGCCGGACGTGCAGAGCCGTGGTCCGCATTCCCCTGCGGGACCCGCCCAGCGGTTAGCATCCTCGCGAGATCGCTGCTAGATGGCTCCA
This window of the Sandaracinaceae bacterium genome carries:
- a CDS encoding radical SAM protein, which produces MRTTALHVRLLMRVALVTVYSHPGCTLKDVAGGYGTVFEVGDSWRARLLEAAKARLADLPPLVLGYLSAQLRAAGHAVSLVEVRDGVAPEVDAAIVLSSIVDCEAERALLERLRERGVRSLVIGAHATARPQRYADVADVVVRGEPENLGAALLDLADGVAEAGSVSDLDALPFPDWSPFPTDRYRYAFLSRGITLPVSSARGCPYACGYCPWRVTAAFRERDPARVAAEVAHLRDRYGATGVSFRDPLFNLDPDRVRAIANALMPLGMRFSGEMRADRLDEGLLVLLWRAGLRSLEIGVESVDRGLLGAHKRKPPELAQIERVVKVAQRLGVRVICNYLLGLPEDDERTMRATVDWAKRLDSFAVQFTVATPYPGTTLEAKAAPLPPEALTGFRPSVPHPTMSGDAIAALREEAYVSYHFRPRYMWRFARHAAAALWD